One segment of Cottoperca gobio chromosome 24, fCotGob3.1, whole genome shotgun sequence DNA contains the following:
- the mgab gene encoding MAX gene-associated protein isoform X4, with protein MPATDSELVSMEDPHALEDEEGSSTTIRSSVPSTIVPSSTPLDPTTMSPDVPSETTIETKAVSMASNDCSLPISSPAKASPAKPAATSLTIFEGTVETSPATSHIASATDSLTCTETSLVNISESPPLSLSVLPSTTFGSPDMETVFPTVLTFKGVSVTLENNSVWKQFNSCGTEMILTKQGRRMFPYCRYRLAGLDPERQYSLVLSIVPSDQYRYRWSTSKWEVTGPAEHQAQTLIRAFSHHYSPNRGSEWMGSLLSFYKLKLTNCSQDQDGHIILHSMHRYIPRLHVIPVPDGDVPTPEQPVVMGPESMTFTFPQTEFMAVTTYQNFRITQLKINHNPFAKGFREDGNNSRLNRITTEAQPVVKTDTHLVTTEAQPVVKTDTHRVTTEAQPVVKTDTHRVTTEAQPVVKTETHLVTTEAQPVVKTETHLVTTEARPVVKTETHLVTTEARPVVKTETQPSILKPAAELNEKEAVVDLSAKNLTVPASVSNEQTTTRLVLKPIMSYPSRKDEPYIPCIRGKHALGELVLFQRRPLVKPKEEIHAVSITPKALQVKPEEIPMTPTSLTSTPGSSPGYRKRRKRINKRWANSRGRDWKAAAASPTVFHSPSLTVAMQPELDDVEGLLFVSFTSKEALEVHIRDKPANSTPSASPVSPTTPMQWKEKMEVIPETDEEKIARAEAILLQDLGVLKHRQVIHPVLQEVGLKLSSLDTTKSIDLQYLGVHLPLPPPIRPEQGNAMVRSPGDEGLSFISRTGKTSDITKIKGWKNKFIRSKETSPSKCDGSQKNLSAFCSNMLDEYLESEAQYISERAAAFSSNSEGSVAYQLPVKSSSYVKTLDSVLKHRRAAFKFPVGANRPCPLSHKPLLYSVLASPPPPLASPATPVQAQARSIQQSASSHVQPVAPRLSTPQPGVSQRPAVGIGQSQGGTHRPGFTKVQLKLLQMELGAQSQGLSRTQLTPDRLSVALSAILSKQMLPSQVLKVAHCPKYKSTGPECGQEFCTLGCVCSSLRHLNRGPLHCRRPDCMFGCACFKRKITKQATEGEKEEVIQPVYSMTNMEHVVQPGPGSHSNKLWNHNIHGVDPEPIFTPKSPPRLFAPVKVLKRSSVARTTQPIREEDKDPVYKYLESMMTCARVREFNSKPPPIVTIEPMILDTSTPNTTAKPQATTPDDQLEKCLRTLLTVDKAAEKASQETISNESEAKKQIEIQSACKWAKDRKIVLKTLCWRMNQNRLSRRFWVGPYLIRPVAKIFMRKPSGSIVTYRVHISKPSKASDIDEDEYDDSDEEKNADESFDGNIDAEEGDDQNEESDMQFGVTPFLSGVLPAGRMRARTKPVGCQAYGLIQVNGKSYNQARLLLGNMGSLHPANRLAAFVTGRLHPPGGISLKNSPKSDPANKIPSPGALHIKAAGTVVPPIITARKTTDLKTPAQPPAQQFQPDSWKKGSINLPQHSQNSSIINSFVSGKRSSVCPFQNSSSSSPVSLTVSQSLKTPSFLGQSGTYSFRICPPANQRTTGQNLPGVTLPGGFTLIQLPKPGANGAASESVSTTNIAGVDKAQSQKDALFNLIKGGGAREKWCCLNAFTQAKDLLRSRLVEPGSSSELMCDEKMPSEESDETNIRQVDIASEDFSSDSSDYSVEGDEDVRDEEVDIETVEETKQGIAIAQMKEAVRKALKESGDSSDGFGSARELNAQDEMDSEQDDCKDKRRRKNHTVLERQRRSEQRVLFDKLQTVLKSDPRAPRLRLLSLAQKEIQNLVETSRCLQEKKRMLNRMQSLYVKELSVLSGKSDTLIKHKLKEICERQKIREKRMEWKPFFSHLLQSRAAVLQGTNPNSKVRPTPLLQPDLHRAPSQANPLTTSAQKKLMSLLQPNLQRAPAQSSVQTHMLQWVSSSVKDEVIAPSLHGGQAKFGGQQEIPGAQAQVGTSKSQTESSVAAQDGASLKFPKAKSRKRPVQSANPFALPLIRSKTGRIILPSSLKPLGHGFYTLTVMQPKQKGEKDDVGSSANDVDSSMNQDNSSSEGDHPLDLASSRILEDDKTVKSSNSKPKLSGATAPLAELALLNKSIVVPSVTLQAVENSQEGGPAVGFNKTLATACLSFQCVKQSPTAVEPVVRRGRGRPRKILVTPVSAKEKHAVVEDTSKSESETSILVEETQSEKITLELTKTQAKDSPGVVSDNPVPVKRGRGRPPKKKSAQLWSPSDVRARSPSKSNEDSPVRLSFSRFKSPNESPATNAALGEVNTSRPLTRGALGKDFPSAKKRSWIDVEKELEPELEFE; from the exons ATGCCTGCCACAGACTCTGAACTCGTATCGATGGAGGACCCCCATGCactggaggatgaggaggggagCTCCACTACAATTCGCTCCTCAGTTCCTTCTACTATCGTCCCTTCTTCAACTCCTCTTGATCCAACCACTATGAGCCCCGATGTGCCTAGTGAGACAACGATTGAAACGAAAGCTGTCTCCATGGCAAGTAATGATTGTAGCTTGCCTATCTCTTCACCTGCTAAAGCTAGCCCAGCCAAGCCTGCTGCAACGTCACTCACTATCTTTGAAGGGACTGTTGAAACGAGCCCAGCTACCTCACATATCGCATCAGCAACAGACTCCCTAACATGCACAGAAACAAGCCTTGTCAACATTTCAGAATCACCCCCACTATCGTTGTCTGTGTTGCCATCTACAACATTTGGCAGTCCAGACATGGAAACTGTCTTTCCGACTGTGCTAACCTTCAAAGGCGTCAGTGTCACTCTGGAGAATAACAGCGTGTGGAAGCAGTTCAACAGCTGTGGAACTGAAATGATTCTCACTAAACAGGGGCGCCGTATGTTCCCGTACTGCCGATATCGCCTGGCTGGCCTAGATCCTGAGCGGCAGTACAGTCTGGTCCTTTCCATAGTTCCATCGGACCAGTACAGGTACCGTTGGAGCACATCCAAATGGGAGGTCACTGGACCAGCAGAGCACCAGGCCCAGACTCTGATCCGTGCATTTTCCCACCATTACTCACCCAATCGAGGCTCAGAGTGGATGGGTAGCTTGTTGTCCTTCTACAAACTCAAACTGACTAATTGTTCCCAAGACCAGGATGGCCATATAATCCTACACTCCATGCATCGCTACATTCCAAGGCTACATGTGATACCTGTCCCAGATGGGGACGTACCAACACCTGAACAGCCTGTGGTTATGGGACCAGAGAGCATGACCTTTACTTTTCCGCAAACTGAATTCATGGCTGTCACTACCTATCAAAACTTTCGGATCACCCAGCTGAAAATTAATCATAATCCGTTTGCAAAAGGCTTTAGGGAGGACGGGAACAACTCCCGCCTAAACCGGATCACTACAGAGGCTCAACCTGTAGTGAAGACTGACACTCACCTGGTCACTACAGAAGCTCAACCTGTAGTGAAGACGGACACTCACCGGGTCACTACAGAAGCTCAACCTGTAGTGAAGACGGACACTCACCGGGTCACTACAGAAGCTCAACCTGTAGTGAAGACGGAGACTCACCTGGTCACTACAGAAGCTCAACCTGTAGTGAAGACGGAGACTCACCTGGTCACTACAGAAGCTCGACCTGTAGTGAAGACGGAGACTCACCTGGTCACTACAGAAGCTCGACCTGTAGTGAAGACGGAGACTCAGCCTTCTATTTTAAAACCTGCTGCTGAGCTCAATGAAAAGGAGGCGGTTGTCGATCTGAG CGCAAAGAATCTCACCGTCCCTGCTTCTGTCTCAAATGAGCAAACGACCACCAGGCTGGTCCTGAAGCCCATAATGTCTTACCCTTCCAGAAAGGATGAACCCTATATCCCCTGTATAAGAGGCAAACATGCCCTTGGTGAGCTTGTGCTTTTCCAACGACGTCCACTTGTGAAACCCAAGGAAGAAATCCATGCCGTCAGTATAACCCCTAAGGCGCTTCAAGTAAAGCCTGAAGAAATTCCTATGACTCCTACTTCCTTAACGTCGACCCCGGGATCATCACCTGGGTACcgcaagaggaggaagaggatcaACAAACGTTGGGCGAATTCACGGGGAAGAGATTGGAAAGCTGCGGCTGCCTCCCCCACGGTATTCCACAGCCCATCATTGACTGTCGCTATGCAACCAGAGCTGGATGATGTAGAAGGCCtgttgtttgtgtcatttacCTCAAAG GAAGCTCTTGAAGTTCACATCAGGGACAAGCCAGCCAATAGTACACCATCAGCATCTCCAGTTTCCCCAACTACACCCATGCAGTGGAAGGAAAAAA TGGAGGTGATTCCAGAGACTGATGAGGAGAAGATAGCCCGTGCGGAGGCTATCCTGCTGCAGGACCTCGGGGTTCTCAAACATAGACAGGTCATCCATCCTGTGCTGCAGGAGG TGGGCTTGAAGTTGAGCTCCCTAGACACAACAAAGTCCATCGACCTGCAGTATCTGGGGGTTCATCTGCCACTACCTCCCCCAATCCGACCCGAACAAGGAAATGCCATGGTGCGGTCTCCTGGTG ATGAGGGATTATCCTTCATCTCCCGGACAGGAAAGACGAGCGacatcacaaaaataaaaggatGGAAAAACAAGTTTATAAGAAGCAAAGAAACGTCTCCTTCTAAATGCGATG GATCACAGAAGAACCTATCTGCCTTCTGCAGCAACATGTTGGATGAGTACTTGGAAAGTGAAGCGCAGTATATCAGTGAGCGTGCTGCTGCCTTCTCCTCAAACTCAGAGGGCTCGGTGGCCTATCAGCTGCCTGTTAAAAGCTCCAGCTATGTAAAGACCCTGGACAGCGTACTCAAGCATCGACGAGCTGCCTTCAAATTCCCTGTGGGAGCCAACAGACCCTGCCCCCTTTCCCACAAACCCCTTCTCTACTCTGTCCTGGCGtcaccgcctcctcctctggCCAGTCCTGCGACCCCTGTTCAAGCACAAGCTCGGTCCATACAGCAGTCTGCATCTTCACATGTACAGCCAGTTGCACCAAG ATTATCTACACCCCAGCCAGGGGTCAGCCAGAGACCAGCGGTTGGCATTGGGCAGAGCCAAGGAGGGACACACAGACCAGGCTTCACTAAGGTCCAGCTCAAACTGTTGCAGATGGAGCTCGGAGCCCAGAGCCAGGGTCTGAGCAGAACACAGCTGACTCCAGACAGGCTCTCAGTGGCGCTGTCTGCAATCCTGTCCAAACAG aTGCTGCCCAGTCAGGTGTTGAAAGTGGCACACTGTCCAAAGTATAAAAGTACGGGCCCTGAATGTGGTCAGGAGTTCTGCACATTGGGCTGCGTGTGTTCCAGTCTCCGGCATCTGAACAGAGGTCCCCTCCACTGCCGGCGGCCTGACTGCATGTTTGGCTGTGCCTGCTTCAAACGCAAGATCACCAAGCAGGCGACTGAGGGGGAGAAGGAAGAAGTGATCCAACCTGTTTACT CTATGACTAATATGGAACATGTGGTCCAGCCGGGCCCGGGCTCCCATTCTAACAAACTGTGGAACCACAACATTCATGGTGTGGATCCAGAGCCAATCTTCACCCCCAAAAGTCCTCCACGTTTGTTTGCCCCTGTAAAGGTCCTAAAACGCAGCAGTGTAGCTCGTACAACGCAACCG ATACGAGAAGAGGATAAGGATCCAGTGTATAAATACTTGGAGAGCATGATGACATGCGCACGTGTAAGAGAGTTCAACAGCAAGCCTCCCCCTATAGTCACCATCGAGCCCATGATCCTTGATACTTCTACACCAAACACCACAGCAAAACCACAGGCGACAACCCCTGATGACCAGCTGGAGAAGTGCCTCAGAACTCTACTGACTGTTGATAAAGCAG CAGAAAAGGCTTCTCAGGAGACCATATCCAATGAATCCGAAGCGAAAAAGCAAATCGAGATCCAGTCTGCGTGTAAGTGGGCCAAGGACCGCAAAATAGTCCTGAAAACTTTATGTTGGCGCATGAATCAGAATAGGCTTTCCCGTCGCTTCTGGGTAGGACCTTACCTCATACGCCCGGTCGCCAAGATCTTCATGCGGAAGCCCAGCGGCTCCATCGTCACCTACAGG GTACACATCAGTAAACCATCAAAAGCCAGTGATATTGATGAAGACGAATATGATGACAGCGATGAGGAAAAGAATGCCGATGAAAGCTTTGATGGGAACATTGATGCAGAAGAGGGCGATGACCAAAATGAAGAGTCAGATATGCAGTTTGGAGTCACACCCTTTTTGAGTGGAGTGTTACCTGCCGGCAGGATGAGAGCCAGGACTAAACCTGTTGGCTGCCAAGCGTATGGACTTATACAG GTAAATGGCAAATCGTACAATCAGGCCAGACTGTTGCTGGGAAACATGGGATCTCTACATCCAGCCAACCGCCTCGCAGCATTTGTCACTGGCCGGCTGCATCCTCCCGGCGGCATTTCTCTTAAAAACTCTCCGAAGTCCGACCCTGCAAACAAAATCCCCTCTCCTGGTGCTCTGCACATTAAGGCTGCTGGCACAGTTGTCCCTCCAATTATTACTGCAAGAAAAACTACTGATCTGAAGACACCAGCACAACCACCAG cTCAGCAATTCCAGCCAGACTCTTGGAAAAAGGGATCCATCAACTTGCCGCAGCATTCACAAAACTCCTCCATCATCAACTCTTTTGTCTCAGGGAAACGAAGCTCAGTCTGCCCCTTCCAGAACAGCTCCTCGTCCTCGCCCGTCTCTCTCACCGTCTCACAATCACTGAAAACACCCAGCTTCTTAGGACAGAGCGGGACTTATTCATTCAGGATCTGCCCTCCAGCTAACCAGCGCACCACAGGCCAGAACCTGCCAGGAGTTACCCTGCCTGGGGGCTTCACCCTCATTCAACTCCCTAAGCCTGGAGCTAATGGAGCTGCATCAGAATCTGTGAGCACTACAAACATTGCTGGTGTGGATAAAGCCCAGTCACAAAAAGAtgctttgtttaatttaattaaaggaGGTGGTGCACGTGAAAAATGGTGTTGTTTGAACGCCTTTACTCAAGCTAAGGATCTATTACGGAGCAGGTTAGTGGAGCCTGGATCCTCCTCTGAGCTTATGTGTGATGAGAAGATGCCATCAGAAGAGAGCGATGAAACTAACATCAGGCAGGTGGATATCGCTTCAGAGGACTTCAGCTCCGACTCCTCAGACTACTCTGTGGAGGGTGACGAAGATGTAAGG GATGAGGAAGTGGACATTGAGACGGtagaagaaacaaaacaaggaatTGCCATCGCTCAAATGAAAGAAGCTGTCCGCAAGGCACTAAAGGAGTCAGG AGATTCCAGTGATGGTTTTGGATCAGCCAGGGAACTAAACGCCCAG GATGAAATGGACAGCGAACAGGATGATTGTAAGGATAAAAGGAGGCGAAAGAACCACACGGTGCTAGAAAGGCAGAGACGCTCTGAACAGCGCGTCCTCTTCGACAAACTCCAGACTGTCCTGAAGAGTGACCCCAGGGCCCCCAGGCTCCGCCTCCTCTCACTG gcccaaaaagaaatccaaaatCTGGTTGAGACCTCCAGATgtctgcaggagaagaagaggatgcTGAATCGAATGCAGTCTCTTTATGTAAAGGAGCTTTCTGTTTTGTCTG gGAAGTCGGACACGCTGATTAAACACAAGCTGAAGGAGATCTGCGAGAGGCAGAAAATCAGAGAAAAGAGGATGGAATGGAAGCCTTTCTTTTCCCATCTACTCCAGTCCAGAGCTGCTGTTCTGCAAGGCACTAACCCTAACTCCAAGGTCCGGCCCACGCCACTGTTACAGCCCGATTTACACAGGGCTCCATCTCAGGCTAACCCACTTACAACATCAGCACAAAAAAAGCTTATGTCCCTGCTCCAGCCTAACCTACAAAGGGCTCCAGCCCAATCCagtgtacagacacacatgctTCAATGGGTGTCTTCTTCAGTCAAGGATGAGGTCATTGCACCCTCACTACATGGCGGTCAGGCAAAGTTTGGGGGCCAACAGGAGATACCCGGTGCCCAAGCCCAGGTCGGTACGTCCAAGTCCCAAACGGAGAGCTCAGTCGCAGCCCAGGATGGCGCCTCACTTAAGTTCCCAAAAGCCAAATCCAGAAAACGTCCTGTTCAGTCTGCAAATCCCTTTGCTCTTCCTCTGATTCGCTCCAAGACCGGCAGAATCATACTTCCCTCATCTCTGAAACCAC TTGGTCATGGCTTCTATACACTCACCGTAATGCAACCCAagcagaaaggagagaaggatgACGTTGGGTCTTCAGCTAATGATGTGGACTCATCTATGAACCAAGACAACAGCTCGTCTGAAGGTGACCACCCTTTAGATTTGGCAAGCAGTCGTATTTTGGAGGACGACAAAACCGTAAAATCTTCAAACTCTAAACCAAAGCTTTCAGGTGCAACAGCCCCTCTGGCTGAGCTTGCACTCCTTAACAAATCAATCGTTGTGCCTTCGGTGACTCTGCAAGCTGTGGAGAACAGCCAGGAGGGGGGCCCGGCGGTGGGTTTCAACAAAACACTGGCGACCGCCTGTTTGAGTTTTCAGTGTGTGAAGCAGAGTCCTACTGCTGTTGAGCCTGTAGTGCGCCGTGGCAGAGGCAGGCCTCGAAAGATCCTCGTTACCCCTGTtagtgcaaaagaaaaacatgctgTGGTAGAAGACAccagtaaaagtgaaagtgaaacatctATTCTGGttgaagagacacaaagtgaaaaaATTACTTTGGAATTGACCAAGACGCAAGCCAAGGACTCCCCAGGAGTGGTTAGTGATAACCCTGTACCGGTCAAACGAGGCAGAGGAAGGCCTCCGAAGAAAAAGTCTGCACAGCTATGGAGTCCTTCGGATGTGCGAGCAAGGAGTCCATCTAAATCCAACGAGGACAGCCCTGTCAGACTTTCTTTCTCACGTTTTAAAAGCCCCAATGAAAGTCCTGCA